Part of the Acropora palmata chromosome 10, jaAcrPala1.3, whole genome shotgun sequence genome, ACGTGAAGAAATATCCTCAGTATACGTTGGATTATGAACTCAATAAAGTTAAagtgtaattattttttcttccagtAAACAAGATAAGCTTACCTTGTCTTTAAACACAACAGCCATATACATTTTGAATTCAAATTAGTCCGCCAGAGATTCTCGTTGTTTGCGGAGGTGAGATCGCAACCGGCGCAGTGTTGTGGCCTTTCTTGAGGCAGGGTCTGCCATCGGAGAGTTAATGTCGTTCGATCAGTTTTTCACTTACTAACAAAAAGAACTGAGTTACACTCAAAGCCAGTCAGTAGTACTTCACTAGTACTGggaatttttgcaaaaaagaaaaaacaaaattaaacaagaagtGATTATCAGCTATTTTATGTGAtctaaaattttcatttttgccatgTTGACTGTCCCTAAAACGCCCTGAGCAACGAAAATTCATGAAAACTTTGGAGAGAGATGTTTCCGAAATTTCCTTCGGATAAAATATGGCGCTCCTTACGTCATAGCCTCGTTTTGAATTTGTCCAAGTACTTCACATTCTTTAAATTCCCAAAAATCAAGATGGCTCTCGAGCAACCTGTGGAATATGACCACTTGTTTTATTCCCTTCTGTTCGTACCATGTGCTTTGATTTTCGTTGTTTTAGTCATTTTTGTCCAAGGTGTTGTTTTCTTCGTAAGACTGAATTTTAAACCCAAGAAAACAGCTCGCAAAGGAGTGGTTCTCTTGCATCAAATGCCTCCAAACGGTCGTGTTTTGAGTGTGTCTCCTTCATGCCTTAAACTGGAAACGTATTTGCGAATGTGCAAGATTCCTTACGAAAGCGAGTATGGCTTTAGAATGTCTCGTAAAGGAAAAGTTCCTTGGATAGAGCTAAATGAAAAATCTGTGACGGATTCTAACTTCATAGTTCGTTTTCTCAACGATGAGTTTCACGTCTATCCTGATGTTCATCTAAGTGCTGAAGAAAAAGCTGTTGCACACACCATGCTGGTTACACTTGAAGAAAATACATATTGGTATACTATTTTTCGTTTTGCTTGTTGTACGGTTTTTGAAGGACCTTTTTGTATGTGGATGAACTTTACTAGTTCTAGGAGGGTGTGGTCGGGAGTTGGAAGAAAGTTTCCCTCCAACCACAGGCACCCCAAGCTCACAACGCGATCTATATATTATCTAGTAAGAGAGTTTAATGGTGAAAAGAGTTCAAAATTAAGttaagttgaaaaactgaacgTCTTTCTCTCGCAGTAAACTTTCCCTACCTCAAATATGttgttcacttttgtttttgtgtcaatTCATTGGCCATTGCCGATATAGTGAAATCCGTACTCGTTTATACGTTTATATAGATCGTGTTGTTAGCTTGGGATGCCTGTGCTCCAACTCAATACTGTCgagcggttttcaattgactgtcgaaagtaataaCGTGATTGCTTTGGTCTTGGTTTAAGTTGGTTTTCTCATTGGCTCTAGAGTAGTTTTCATTTGAGTGTtgtaaaaccaaaatgaaagtAACTAGTTCGGCCAATCacataaccaatcagatcgaaGCAGATGCATGTAGCCAGTGCTAAGCATGGGAAAAGTCGCAAATGTTTCTGGTTTTActtatgattggttgaagaaGTGGCACAAGACTTTTTGGACCAATAAGCAAGCATTACTAGCAGAtaactcctgggttcaaaccattttctcatttaccattttcttaattacGTGCAGTgcaaaaaccaaagcaattattgcATAATTAATTTCGACACTCCAGTGAAAACCACCCTTAAAAATGGTGAGTAAGTATTCTACCAATTAGAAAAAAGCAAGGTACTGGTGTTGGTTTAACTAGAAATGCAAGTTGACTAGTGAATCCAAGTCTGGTATTAGTTTTGGTTTGTGTCAGGCCATCTCGTTTTCAAACGtgtgtgattggttttgcttttgctcCTCATTTGTTTGTGACAACAAGTAAATTGTTCCTTGATTTCCATGGAAATTATCATTTATTTCTTTCGACAGccatttcaaaaccaattaACTGTAGCCTAAGGCTGGTGAGTGTCTTCCCTTATAGTCTCGGCAACATTTTGGACACTGCAATTAATGGGTCTCTTGGTTTCATCTTTTGCTAatcaacattttcattgtttttccttGGTGTCTAAGAATGCATTGGGGAGCTTGGAGCAAAGGCTATTGCCAAGCAATGTCGGACTATTGAATGCGCAAGATTATTAGAATGGAATATTACATgaatagtaattattgttgttgttgatttttaggatgggattttcatttttggggACAATAACTTTGgatcaaaatatttttgattAAGTTAGCTAACATACGATCATTCCCAAAATCTCCCAACTGGTACCCTGCAAGCAGAGTCACCTTCGATCTTCCTAGATCAGTCGGGAAGAGGAAGGAGACTCTGCGCAGATCCTTGACATTTCATGTTGAGCATACGTTAAAAATTCAAACGTATTCGGGAGTCACAGTCACAGGAATTTAGACAGTTAAAAATTGTCATGCTGttgtaattttaaaaaatattgatgatgcATGGCAATTGATCATGCggacaaatgaaaaaaacaggttTGACAAGTCGAAACTGGAGTGACTCATCCATTTCTTAGGATGAGCGGCACCCAGATCTGTGCAGAGTCTCCTTCCTCTTCCCGACTGATCTGGGAACATCGAAGGTGACTCTGCTCGCAGGGTACCTAAGTGGGAGAGCAGTCGGGAAAAGGTGACAGAAATGGTATAGAGGTATTGTTGAAAGCTGATTTTCCAGATGGCAGAAAGTCAGGATGCTTATTATTAGCCAGCTTTATTATTCCTCTCTTtgaatttatcattttaaagCTCTGAGACCcttatgtttgtttttatatcCCAAAGGACATTAATCTACTACAGCTTCGTGACCGATATTGCAGACACGCGAATAATGTCGCCATTTCTGACTGTGATGCCTTTCCCATTGAAGTATGTCATGTCATGGTTTGCATCTAGATATATGCAGAATTACTTGTGGAGCCATGGAATAGGGCGGCATTCTAGTGAAGACCTCTATAAGATTGCTGAGGAAGACCTGAGAGCTGTGTCGCAATTATTGGGAAACAAAAAGTTTGTTATGGGTGACAATCCTTGTCTGTTAGATGCTGCCTTATTTGGATTAGTGTCTGTTTTTATCTGGAATGTTCCGAGAAGTCCTCAAGCGAAACTGATTCGATCCCAGTTAAAGAATTTGGAACAGCATTGTTACCACATCAAAGAGGAATACTTCCCTGACTGGGATCAGTTAATGCTTAAACATAAACAATGGTTTTAAACCtgcttggaaaaaaaaaacaaacaaataaataaataaaaagtgtCCAAGGTGAGCAGGAAATGCAACACATGCGCAAGTTAAGAGTGAAGGCATAACATGTGGCAGTCTTACCACAGTTTAGGAATCACAACAGGGAACCCAATAAAGCTGCAGCTATCAGCCTGGAACCAGTTGCTTGAAGCATGGCTAatgctaaccattggttaagaagtattgAAGCGTAtttgtttctatggtagttagtGCTGGTTAGCTCTGACTGTGCTTCAAGCAACTTAGGCTTGGTTGGTAAACACTCAAgaaattaagacggattctgttcaaagttcaagcaacacttgaaaaaatttttactaaaaatctactcacagcacggtaacctcttgaatgctatttaaaacatctcattgtaattcagttctctaagtgacccggcaatgaaatccccaagcattctcgagaaattaaATGTCacacttcgtaagaatgctaaaagcattttgttttcaactaacaCGAAAcatcctttttaactgaaatatggataacttcaagttcaattttctcttgcgGGGTCAGCTTGTGAGCTTGAATCTGGATAGGATCTTctttacctttattcaaaatattaccatgctaagaggttttttcggtaacttattttttgccattatttcagtgccgtagcaagggtaatataactgggggggcacatgagcgccggaggcgcgaggcgctaggggggtctgggggcatgctcccccagaaaaatttgaaagctagaggcttggaaatgctatttccagcgttctccaagagcgatatgtgatttatgcatatcgcgaattatttacttcgcacactgtctcagcaaaccaatgtacattgagagtataacacttgcaacgtcaattcctaaatagaaaaccgactatctctgtatcttgaaaccagcaaatgtttcacctttcagagtcatcatagtaagttcgtggTTTAAACGGTCTGAGTTGCCTaagaggtaaacgtagacttcatcggcaggtcgttttttgaaaacgtcccaaacagttgcttgataatattttattttcaacattttatacaggtctgtttttactttttagggaaaaaactgggggggcacgggcccccctggcccctccccttgctacggcactgttgcTAGAATGTTGCAATGCCTGTACGCTTCCACAAAAAGCTACTAAGGTTGAGTTGACATTTCTTGGCACTAATAAAAATGGATTTAccattaaatttgttttcatgaacAAAGTTGCATACAGTTTTGAGCCTTCTGgtacaattgaaggggtgtgtggaataaggcctcaagtgacttttgatgcaatgttaaattctcctagtcattcacaagtgaatacaaggaaatttggaaggagaatcaggtaatttatcagaagtcacttaaggcttttctccaggcacccctgcaattgtttTGGTTAATGGCTGCTTTGTGCTGTTTCAATGTCACATCTATTCATAATTTATAGGGATATAAATCCCTATAGTGGTTTGAAAGTGAAAGATTTGTTGAATATTTTAGTAACTGCAAGATGTtgatgtttcattt contains:
- the LOC141895340 gene encoding failed axon connections homolog; the encoded protein is MALEQPVEYDHLFYSLLFVPCALIFVVLVIFVQGVVFFVRLNFKPKKTARKGVVLLHQMPPNGRVLSVSPSCLKLETYLRMCKIPYESEYGFRMSRKGKVPWIELNEKSVTDSNFIVRFLNDEFHVYPDVHLSAEEKAVAHTMLVTLEENTYWTLIYYSFVTDIADTRIMSPFLTVMPFPLKYVMSWFASRYMQNYLWSHGIGRHSSEDLYKIAEEDLRAVSQLLGNKKFVMGDNPCLLDAALFGLVSVFIWNVPRSPQAKLIRSQLKNLEQHCYHIKEEYFPDWDQLMLKHKQWF